Proteins from a single region of Heterodontus francisci isolate sHetFra1 chromosome 29, sHetFra1.hap1, whole genome shotgun sequence:
- the LOC137345863 gene encoding probable G-protein coupled receptor 139, producing the protein MTEGSWTLLMQSRLVVRARDVYAMLPEEASADYEMQSKRGADAELLKHLKIVCILAQARTLKNNANLLTIVILSRGKCGLSKCISRYMVAMTTADLLVLIFEVILYEIKEMYFTNSFLDYTSICRLQFTFSFISIDCSVWLTVAFSFDRSVSICYQKLRNKYCTEKTALVVIAAVCALSVLKNIPFYFVNKPGIMIDNIPWFCVVKSAFYILPYWMAYLWLNTILTPLAAFFLILFFNALTIRHIVVTNRVRRGFREKSKDPEIESRRKSIILLLAISGSFILLWILISICDFSVQFTENQFYQSDYNDPFTIMEQTGFMLQRLSSCTNTVIYAVVQTKFRDELKNIIKYPFTRMIKLSITLSSSHQITTLSFTLSHFV; encoded by the exons ATGACTGAAggaagttggacactgcttatgcaaagcaggttggtagtcAGAGCTCGTGATGTTTATgcaatgcttcctgaagaggcttctgcagattatgagatg cagagcaaaag AGGTGCAGATGCTGAGCTGCTAAAGCATCTGAAGATAGTGTGCATTCTAGCTCAGGCTAGGACATTGAAGAACAATG CTAATTTATTAACAATTGTGATTCTCTCCCGTggaaaatgcggtctctccaaatgtatcagtcgttatatggtggccatgacaacagcagatctactggtcCTAATATTTGAAGTAATTCTGTATGAGATTAAGGAGATGTATTTCACAAATTCATTTCTGGATTACACCTCCATCTGTCGTCTTCAATTCACCTTcagttttatttccattgattgttctgtctggttaacagtcgctttcagcTTTGATCGCTCTGTATCCATCTGTTACCAGAAACTGAGAAACAAATACTGCACAGAAAAAACTGCACTTGTCGTTATAGCAGCGGTGTGTGCACTTTCCGTTTTAAAAAACATTCCATTTTACTTtgtaaataaacctggaataatgATTGATAACATACCATGGTTCTGTGTTGTAAAATCTGCATTCTATATTTTGCCCTATTGGATGGCTTACTTGTGGCTTAACACTATTTTAACCCCACTTGCTGCATTTTTCTTAATTTTGTTCTTCAATGCTCTGACCATCAGACACATTGTAGTGACCAATAGAGTCAGGAGGGGATTCCGGGAAAAGAGCAAAGATCCAGAGATAGAGAGCCGCAGAAAGTCCATCATATTACTGCTCGCTATTTCGGGCAGTTTTATCTTGTTATGGATTCTAATCTCCATCTGTGATTTTTCTGTACAATTTACGGAAAATCAATTTTACCAAAGTGATTACAATGACCCTTTCACCATCATGGAACAGACCGGATTCATGCTCCAGCGTttgagttcctgcaccaacacggttATTTATGCAGTGGTACAGACCAAGTTCAGAGATGAGTTAAAGAATATTATTAAATATCCCTTTACCCGGATGATTAAG CTCTCCATAACTTTGAGCTCCTCTCATCAGATCACCACTCTGTCTTTTACCTTGTCCCACTTTGTGTAA